A stretch of bacterium DNA encodes these proteins:
- a CDS encoding SRPBCC family protein, whose product MQIVIVRNATQLFGVLVVFWGLAGVAHASCDVEMLPPVVEESAEAWLDALPDPIAAPLAERGFAFPEPGFIEGCPELISALLVVERPADEVFGRLIQTTRHGEFMREVGSIDPVSRSSHDSVDRYSMPVLLTRIDYTIRHTWDATARRIRWALSDQHESDLKHVAGLWEVHALGPDRSLLVYASEVEIGPVLPRMLQARLTERSTRSIVASAHDWLARTDLALR is encoded by the coding sequence ATGCAGATCGTCATCGTCCGAAACGCCACGCAGCTCTTCGGGGTCCTGGTCGTGTTCTGGGGCCTCGCGGGCGTCGCCCATGCGAGCTGTGACGTGGAGATGCTCCCGCCCGTCGTCGAGGAGTCGGCGGAGGCGTGGCTCGACGCGCTGCCCGACCCGATCGCCGCGCCCCTCGCCGAGCGCGGCTTCGCCTTCCCCGAGCCCGGGTTCATCGAGGGCTGTCCCGAGCTCATCTCGGCGCTGCTCGTCGTCGAGCGCCCCGCGGACGAGGTCTTCGGGCGCCTGATCCAGACGACGCGCCACGGCGAGTTCATGCGCGAGGTCGGCTCGATCGATCCGGTCTCACGCTCGAGCCACGATTCGGTCGACCGCTATTCGATGCCGGTGCTCCTCACGCGGATCGACTACACGATTCGGCACACGTGGGACGCCACGGCGCGGCGGATCCGTTGGGCCCTCTCGGACCAGCACGAGAGCGACCTGAAGCACGTCGCAGGTCTCTGGGAGGTCCACGCGCTCGGGCCCGATCGCTCGCTGCTCGTCTACGCGAGCGAGGTCGAGATCGGCCCGGTCTTGCCGCGGATGCTCCAGGCACGCCTCACGGAGCGCAGTACGCGGTCGATCGTGGCGAGCGCCCACGACTGGCTCGCTCGGACCGACCTCGCCCTCCGCTGA
- a CDS encoding glutathione S-transferase family protein yields the protein MAIFLAEKGLEIPFVPVDLYSQEHRGEAFLAKNPIGLVPVLELDDGTFVSETMTICRYLEELFPEPSVLGSDPLDRAIRDMWQRRVEFGFFAAIRAHFRHGFEPARVLEPIQIAEWGELNRTLAVEALRVLDAQLAENEFVAGSGFSAADITLVVSLQGTASTGFRIPEDCPHVERWFAEVVRRPSVVATAP from the coding sequence GTGGCGATCTTTCTCGCCGAGAAGGGGCTCGAGATCCCCTTCGTGCCGGTGGACCTCTACTCCCAGGAGCACCGGGGCGAGGCCTTCCTCGCGAAGAATCCGATCGGGCTGGTGCCCGTCCTCGAGCTCGACGACGGGACCTTCGTCTCGGAGACGATGACGATCTGCCGCTACCTCGAGGAGCTGTTTCCGGAGCCCAGCGTCCTGGGTAGCGATCCACTCGACCGCGCGATTCGCGACATGTGGCAGCGCCGCGTCGAGTTCGGATTCTTCGCCGCCATCCGGGCCCATTTTCGACACGGCTTCGAGCCGGCGCGGGTCCTCGAGCCGATTCAGATCGCCGAGTGGGGCGAGCTGAATCGCACGCTGGCCGTGGAGGCGCTCCGGGTGCTGGACGCCCAGCTCGCCGAGAACGAGTTCGTCGCCGGATCCGGATTCAGCGCGGCGGACATCACGCTGGTGGTGAGTCTGCAGGGCACGGCGTCGACCGGATTCCGGATCCCCGAGGACTGCCCCCACGTAGAGCGATGGTTCGCCGAGGTCGTTCGGCGACCGAGCGTCGTCGCGACGGCGCCCTGA